A window of the Lactobacillus gasseri ATCC 33323 = JCM 1131 genome harbors these coding sequences:
- the dnaG gene encoding DNA primase, with protein sequence MAGRIPEQFIDEVRNSVDIVDVISQYVSLEKKGKDYLGLCPFHQEKTPSFTVSEGKQFFKCFGCGKGGNVFKFLMYQDHLTFPESVKKAAELAHLQMPEGYGEAAKPLSPLKKMYRQATEFYQHILLTTKVGERALEYARKRELTDDLLKHFKVGYAPDDDKILLTYLQQKKEYTDNDLRESGLFIESQDGQLFDRFRDRLMFPLGDESGYTVGFSGRRISNDKTIAKYMNSPETKIFNKSKLLFHFAEAKKAARSEKHLILYEGYMDVIAAYKAGIQSGVASMGTSLTTEQVYMLRRITPNILVNYDGDPPGIHAAERATKLFGQVQGFNLGIIVLPENLDPDEYVKKYGKEKYRAEVAGALSSTDFLLERLANQYNLHNDREKLTYITAAVQMIAGLNDPVAADLYLDKLARQTGVTRESLKVTFVRERRKLQRARNHQQAYQASTLMENIGETAEPKEAQAGTDSETRNPALDRLLYLFIHSDEARDYLLSRQFLFPDERYAKLAEFWLKYHQTHDEAEVKGFIDFIPEELQGIIINMEMITMPPDYSKRELDDQLRALEKSKIDEQLNDLLNQLKEAQRKQDNSLELEIAQKVIALRRKKF encoded by the coding sequence ATGGCAGGACGTATTCCTGAACAATTTATCGATGAAGTTCGCAATTCTGTCGATATTGTTGATGTAATAAGTCAATATGTTTCTTTAGAAAAAAAAGGTAAAGACTATCTAGGACTTTGTCCCTTCCACCAAGAAAAAACACCATCTTTTACTGTTAGTGAAGGTAAGCAGTTTTTTAAGTGTTTTGGATGTGGCAAAGGCGGAAATGTATTTAAGTTTTTAATGTATCAGGATCATCTTACTTTTCCTGAAAGTGTTAAAAAAGCAGCTGAATTGGCGCATCTTCAAATGCCAGAAGGTTACGGAGAAGCGGCCAAGCCACTTAGTCCATTAAAGAAGATGTATCGGCAAGCAACAGAGTTTTACCAACATATTTTGTTAACCACTAAAGTTGGTGAAAGAGCGCTGGAATACGCCAGAAAGCGTGAATTAACCGATGACTTGCTAAAGCATTTTAAAGTAGGTTATGCTCCAGACGATGATAAGATTTTACTTACTTATTTGCAGCAGAAGAAAGAATATACTGATAACGATCTAAGAGAAAGTGGTCTATTTATTGAATCTCAAGATGGACAATTATTTGATCGTTTTCGTGATCGTTTGATGTTTCCATTAGGCGATGAATCTGGCTATACAGTTGGTTTTTCTGGTCGAAGAATTAGCAATGATAAAACTATTGCTAAATATATGAATAGTCCAGAAACTAAGATTTTTAATAAATCTAAATTACTATTTCATTTTGCTGAAGCAAAAAAAGCAGCTAGAAGTGAAAAACATTTGATTCTTTATGAAGGCTACATGGATGTTATTGCCGCTTATAAAGCTGGCATTCAATCAGGTGTAGCTTCAATGGGAACTAGCTTAACGACCGAACAAGTTTATATGCTAAGACGAATTACACCTAATATCTTGGTTAACTATGATGGAGATCCACCTGGAATTCATGCTGCCGAACGTGCAACGAAATTATTTGGACAAGTTCAAGGCTTTAATTTAGGAATAATTGTTTTACCAGAAAATCTTGATCCTGATGAATATGTAAAAAAATATGGAAAAGAAAAGTACCGTGCAGAAGTTGCAGGTGCTCTTAGTTCAACAGATTTTCTACTTGAAAGATTAGCAAATCAGTATAATTTACATAATGATCGAGAAAAACTAACTTATATAACAGCAGCTGTTCAAATGATTGCTGGATTAAATGATCCTGTGGCTGCTGACTTATATCTTGATAAATTGGCGCGTCAAACTGGAGTAACGCGTGAATCTCTAAAAGTAACGTTCGTACGTGAGAGACGAAAGTTACAAAGAGCTAGAAATCATCAGCAAGCTTATCAAGCATCTACATTAATGGAAAATATAGGTGAGACAGCAGAGCCTAAAGAAGCTCAAGCAGGAACTGATAGTGAAACTAGAAATCCAGCTTTAGATCGCTTGCTGTATCTATTTATACATAGTGATGAAGCAAGAGATTATCTTTTAAGTCGACAGTTTTTATTCCCAGATGAGCGTTATGCAAAATTAGCAGAATTTTGGCTAAAATATCATCAAACCCATGATGAAGCAGAAGTGAAGGGCTTTATTGATTTTATTCCTGAGGAACTTCAAGGTATAATTATTAATATGGAAATGATTACGATGCCTCCTGATTATTCTAAACGTGAGCTAGATGATCAATTAAGGGCATTGGAAAAGAGCAAGATTGATGAGCAATTAAACGACTTGCTTAATCAATTAAAGGAAGCTCAAAGAAAACAAGATAATAGTTTAGAGCTTGAAATAGCGCAAAAAGTAATTGCGTTAAGAAGAAAGAAGTTTTAG
- the glyS gene encoding glycine--tRNA ligase subunit beta, with protein MTKDYLFEIGTEEMPAHVVSRSVKQLADRTKKYLKENGLSFKDIKTYSTPRRLTILVEDLAEKQDDIDEVKKGPAKKIAQDKDGNWTKAAQGFARGQGMTTDDIYFEELKGTEYAYVHVQKEGKKASDILMGMSDIIKAMTFPTKMRWDSNDFEFVRPIHWMVSLLGSEVVPVKLLDVVAGRKTQGHRFLGDSVVLANADDYEEALKSQYVIADADERKGMILNQIQELVAQHNWKVNIDKGLLEEVTNLVEYPTVFAGSFDEKYLNIPDEVLITSMKDNQRYFEVYDENGKLINHFIAVRNGNSEYLDNVIAGNEKVLVARLDDAQFFYDEDKKYPLAHFVDKLKNVSFHDKIGSVAEHMARVHIIGDYLGKKFNISETEMKDFDRVSDIYKFDLVTSMVGEFAELQGVMGMHYARLTGEDENVSVAIKESYMPTSAEGDLPSTTVGSLLSIADKLDTIISFFGAGMIPSSSNDPYALRRNAYGIVRILLNEGWSLPVKDVLPELIQLLSGKTAAKLPKDAEAENEIADFIRDRVKQQLQVEKYDYDVIDAVLASSQQDPIQILAAAKTLQMHHDDADFKPVVESLTRITNILKKAKYRNAAKVDESLFQDVSEEELNAGVNALEENTDLSIADLYKGFVELQPVINNYFESNMILDKDEKVKNNRLAQLLKVNNLADRMGDLSKLVIK; from the coding sequence ATGACTAAAGATTATTTATTTGAAATTGGCACTGAAGAAATGCCAGCTCACGTTGTTTCTAGAAGTGTTAAGCAATTAGCGGATCGTACTAAGAAGTATCTTAAGGAAAATGGTCTTTCTTTTAAGGACATTAAGACTTATTCAACTCCACGTCGCTTGACTATTTTGGTTGAAGACTTAGCTGAAAAACAAGATGATATTGATGAAGTTAAAAAAGGTCCTGCTAAGAAGATCGCTCAAGATAAAGACGGCAATTGGACAAAAGCTGCTCAAGGTTTTGCTCGTGGTCAAGGGATGACTACTGATGATATTTATTTTGAAGAGCTTAAAGGAACTGAATATGCTTATGTTCATGTTCAAAAAGAAGGTAAAAAAGCTTCTGACATTTTAATGGGCATGAGCGATATCATTAAAGCCATGACTTTCCCAACTAAAATGCGTTGGGACAGCAATGATTTTGAGTTTGTACGTCCAATTCATTGGATGGTTTCTTTACTTGGTAGTGAAGTTGTACCAGTTAAGTTACTTGATGTAGTTGCTGGCCGCAAGACTCAAGGTCACCGTTTTTTAGGTGATAGTGTGGTACTTGCAAATGCAGATGACTATGAAGAAGCTTTGAAGAGTCAATATGTAATTGCTGATGCTGATGAACGTAAGGGCATGATTCTTAATCAAATTCAAGAACTAGTTGCTCAACATAACTGGAAAGTAAATATTGATAAGGGATTACTTGAAGAAGTTACTAACTTAGTTGAATATCCAACTGTCTTTGCTGGTTCTTTTGATGAAAAGTATTTGAATATTCCAGATGAAGTTTTAATTACTTCAATGAAAGATAATCAAAGATACTTTGAAGTTTATGATGAAAACGGCAAGTTGATTAATCACTTTATTGCTGTTAGAAATGGTAATAGTGAGTACTTAGATAACGTAATTGCCGGTAACGAAAAAGTTCTTGTTGCACGTTTAGATGACGCTCAATTCTTCTATGATGAAGATAAAAAATACCCATTAGCTCACTTTGTTGACAAGCTTAAGAATGTTTCCTTCCACGACAAGATTGGCTCAGTTGCCGAACATATGGCACGTGTTCATATTATTGGTGACTACCTTGGTAAGAAATTTAATATTTCAGAAACTGAAATGAAGGATTTTGATCGAGTTAGTGATATTTACAAATTCGATCTTGTTACTTCAATGGTTGGTGAATTTGCCGAATTACAAGGTGTAATGGGAATGCATTATGCTCGCTTAACTGGTGAAGATGAAAATGTTAGTGTAGCAATTAAAGAAAGTTACATGCCAACTAGTGCTGAGGGAGATTTGCCAAGTACAACTGTTGGTTCACTTCTTTCAATTGCTGATAAGTTAGATACAATTATTTCATTCTTCGGTGCAGGCATGATCCCTTCATCATCTAATGACCCATATGCTTTAAGAAGAAATGCATATGGAATTGTAAGAATCTTATTAAACGAAGGTTGGTCACTTCCTGTTAAAGATGTTTTACCAGAATTAATTCAATTATTGTCTGGCAAAACTGCAGCTAAATTACCTAAGGATGCTGAAGCTGAAAATGAAATTGCTGACTTTATCCGTGACCGTGTAAAACAGCAATTACAAGTTGAAAAATATGATTACGACGTTATTGATGCAGTCCTTGCATCTAGCCAGCAAGATCCAATTCAAATTTTAGCAGCAGCTAAGACTTTGCAAATGCATCATGACGATGCTGACTTTAAGCCGGTAGTTGAAAGTTTGACTAGAATTACTAACATCTTGAAGAAGGCCAAATATAGAAATGCTGCTAAAGTTGATGAAAGTCTTTTCCAAGATGTAAGTGAAGAAGAATTAAATGCTGGTGTAAATGCACTAGAAGAAAATACTGATTTGAGTATTGCCGATCTATACAAAGGCTTTGTTGAATTACAACCTGTAATTAACAATTACTTTGAAAGTAATATGATTCTTGATAAAGATGAAAAAGTAAAGAATAATCGTTTAGCACAATTATTAAAGGTTAATAACTTGGCTGATCGAATGGGTGACTTGAGTAAATTAGTAATTAAATAA
- the glyQ gene encoding glycine--tRNA ligase subunit alpha has translation MSEKLNIQNMIFKLEQFWASKGCMIMPSYDEQKGAGTMSPYTFLRAVGPEPWAACYVEPSRRPADGRYGDNPNRLYQHHQFQVVIKPAPKDIQQYYLDSLRVLGIEPLEHDIRFVEDNWANPSMGCAGVGWEVWLDGMEVSQFTYFQVVGELDVKPTMSEITYGVERLASYIQDVNSVFDLEWGDGVKYRDIFKQPEYEHSKYAFEESDQEQLLKFFDIYEATAKRLLSQNLIHPAYDYILKCSHTFNLLDARGAVSVTERAGYLSRIRNLAHLAAKGFVEEREKRGFPLLKHQEETKKAGQNND, from the coding sequence ATGTCAGAAAAACTGAATATCCAGAATATGATTTTTAAATTGGAACAGTTCTGGGCCTCTAAAGGTTGTATGATTATGCCTTCATATGATGAGCAAAAAGGTGCCGGGACAATGAGTCCATATACATTTTTACGTGCTGTTGGGCCGGAACCTTGGGCAGCTTGCTATGTTGAACCTTCAAGAAGACCCGCTGATGGTCGATATGGTGATAACCCTAACCGTTTATACCAACACCATCAATTCCAAGTTGTTATTAAGCCTGCACCAAAAGACATTCAACAATATTACTTAGATAGTTTAAGAGTTTTAGGAATCGAACCTCTTGAACATGATATTCGATTTGTTGAAGACAACTGGGCTAACCCATCTATGGGTTGTGCCGGTGTTGGTTGGGAAGTATGGCTTGATGGAATGGAAGTTTCTCAATTTACTTACTTCCAAGTTGTTGGCGAGCTCGATGTAAAACCAACAATGAGTGAGATTACATATGGTGTTGAGCGTCTTGCTTCTTATATTCAAGATGTCAATTCAGTCTTTGATCTTGAATGGGGCGATGGCGTTAAGTATCGTGATATTTTCAAGCAACCTGAATATGAACATTCTAAGTATGCATTTGAAGAAAGCGACCAAGAGCAGTTACTTAAGTTCTTTGATATTTATGAAGCTACTGCTAAACGCTTGTTGAGTCAAAACTTGATTCACCCAGCTTATGATTACATCTTAAAATGTAGCCATACATTTAACTTACTTGATGCACGTGGTGCTGTTTCAGTTACTGAGAGAGCAGGTTACTTATCAAGAATTAGAAACTTGGCTCACCTTGCCGCAAAGGGGTTTGTTGAAGAACGTGAAAAACGTGGCTTCCCATTATTGAAACACCAAGAAGAAACTAAGAAAGCGGGGCAGAACAATGACTAA
- the recO gene encoding DNA repair protein RecO, with translation MVRELCEVQGLIFKRKKYKEADILTKIMTKDHGIFTIDVRGALRPKSRLGAATLNFSYGKYIVNTNWKGISSLRTFKDVKQLDQLYLDLTKNAYSSYVLDLLDHAFVEYKDIGSFYDLIMKALLKINSGEDVAVITQMVQLKLLNAYGVAPQLDRCLICGKVQGTFDYSLELGGIICSDHFNSVSQRMHLDPKVVALIRTLALIDIDRLGKVKINPQLKKNSGKVIDRMYANYLDLNLKTKKFLDELALF, from the coding sequence ATGGTACGTGAACTTTGTGAGGTTCAAGGATTAATTTTTAAAAGAAAAAAATATAAAGAGGCTGATATTCTAACCAAGATCATGACTAAAGATCATGGTATTTTTACAATAGATGTTAGAGGAGCACTGAGACCAAAATCCCGATTAGGAGCTGCAACCCTTAACTTCTCTTACGGAAAATATATTGTAAATACAAATTGGAAAGGAATCAGTTCGCTACGGACTTTCAAGGATGTAAAGCAGTTAGACCAATTATATTTAGATTTAACTAAGAATGCGTATTCGAGTTATGTTTTAGACTTGCTTGACCATGCTTTTGTTGAATATAAGGACATTGGAAGCTTTTATGATTTGATTATGAAAGCGTTGCTGAAGATAAATTCTGGGGAAGATGTGGCAGTTATTACCCAAATGGTGCAATTGAAGTTGCTTAATGCATATGGAGTAGCACCGCAATTAGATCGTTGTTTAATTTGCGGGAAGGTGCAAGGTACATTTGACTATTCATTGGAATTAGGTGGAATTATTTGTAGTGATCACTTTAATAGTGTCAGTCAAAGGATGCATCTAGATCCTAAAGTAGTTGCTTTGATACGGACTCTAGCTTTAATTGATATTGATCGTTTAGGAAAAGTGAAAATTAATCCGCAATTAAAAAAGAACTCTGGCAAAGTGATTGATCGGATGTACGCTAACTATTTAGATCTTAACTTGAAAACTAAAAAATTTCTTGATGAATTGGCGCTTTTTTAG
- the era gene encoding GTPase Era, with the protein MMDEKKDYKSGFVALIGRPNVGKSTLLNFLVGQKVAIMSPQPQTTRNKISGIYTDDQEQIVFIDTPGIHKPKNKLDDFMDKSSYSALDEVDVVLFMVEPEPAGKGDQYIAELLKKIKKPVFLVINKIDKVHPDKLLSIIDSYKNLGDFAEIVPISASQGNNVSELIKTIAKYLPEGPQFYDADQLTDRPEYFIVAELIREQVLKLTHEEVPHATAVVVDRMRDHEGGKLQIEATIYVERPGQKGIIIGKKGQMLKQIGIAARQEIEALLGEKVNLRLWVKVQKNWRSDPAFLKSIGYNAKELR; encoded by the coding sequence ATGATGGATGAAAAAAAAGACTATAAATCAGGCTTTGTAGCTTTAATTGGTAGACCAAATGTTGGTAAGTCGACACTTTTGAACTTTTTGGTAGGTCAAAAAGTAGCGATTATGTCACCACAACCACAAACGACAAGAAACAAAATATCTGGTATTTATACTGATGATCAGGAGCAAATTGTTTTTATTGACACTCCTGGAATTCACAAGCCTAAGAATAAGTTAGATGACTTTATGGATAAGTCGAGCTATTCGGCTTTGGACGAAGTCGACGTTGTTTTATTTATGGTTGAACCAGAACCAGCAGGCAAGGGAGACCAATATATTGCCGAACTTCTTAAGAAAATTAAAAAACCTGTATTTTTAGTGATAAATAAGATTGATAAAGTCCACCCAGATAAGTTATTATCTATTATAGATTCGTACAAGAATCTAGGCGATTTTGCTGAAATTGTTCCAATTTCTGCTTCTCAGGGAAACAATGTTTCCGAGCTGATTAAAACAATTGCCAAGTATCTGCCAGAAGGTCCGCAATTTTATGATGCAGACCAATTGACTGATCGTCCAGAATATTTTATTGTGGCTGAATTAATTCGCGAGCAAGTTTTGAAGCTCACTCATGAAGAAGTCCCACATGCAACGGCCGTGGTAGTTGACCGAATGCGGGATCATGAAGGTGGTAAGCTTCAAATTGAGGCTACAATTTATGTTGAACGTCCGGGTCAAAAGGGCATTATAATTGGTAAAAAAGGTCAAATGTTGAAGCAGATTGGAATTGCTGCACGTCAAGAAATTGAAGCTTTATTAGGCGAAAAAGTTAATTTGCGTCTATGGGTTAAGGTTCAAAAGAATTGGCGTTCTGATCCTGCCTTTCTTAAATCTATTGGTTACAATGCCAAGGAATTAAGATAG
- the ybeY gene encoding rRNA maturation RNase YbeY, protein MNNLDISFNDEVNFLKNDDKDWIPWITNLLLSAKKEINKKNAQEMSINFVSSEKIHEINKKYRGKDRPTDVISFAIEDGLDEDFMAAFNDDPDFVEDIGDLFLCPEVIKRHSVEYETGFNREFGYTLVHGYLHLNGFDHIEDDEAKVMFGIQGKVLREYGLPLHPDQENHGKQIH, encoded by the coding sequence TTGAATAACTTAGATATTTCTTTCAATGATGAGGTTAATTTCTTAAAAAATGATGATAAAGACTGGATTCCTTGGATTACCAATCTGCTTTTGTCTGCCAAAAAAGAAATTAATAAGAAGAATGCTCAAGAAATGAGTATTAATTTTGTTTCCTCCGAAAAAATTCACGAAATCAATAAAAAATATCGTGGAAAAGATCGACCAACCGATGTAATTTCCTTTGCAATAGAAGATGGATTAGACGAAGACTTTATGGCTGCCTTTAATGATGATCCTGATTTTGTTGAAGATATTGGAGATCTATTCCTTTGTCCAGAGGTAATAAAAAGACATAGTGTCGAGTATGAAACTGGATTTAACCGTGAGTTTGGATATACACTAGTTCATGGATACTTGCATTTAAATGGCTTTGATCATATTGAAGATGATGAAGCTAAAGTAATGTTTGGTATCCAAGGCAAAGTTTTACGTGAATATGGACTTCCGCTTCATCCAGATCAGGAAAATCACGGAAAGCAAATTCACTAA
- a CDS encoding PhoH family protein, whose translation MNLVGINDANLRLIEESYDVQVTDTGSEIEVTGEESLVKKIMQIFTALDKVVTRGVTITATDVVSAIKMADKGTLEFFGELYNKILIRDAKGRPVRVKNMGQKRYIEAIQKYDVVFGIGPAGTGKTFLAVVMAIAAFKKGEVSRIILTRPAVEAGESLGFLPGDLKEKVDPYLRPIYDSLYAILGVETTNRLMERGVIEVAPLAYMRGRTLDDAFVILDEAQNTTQAQMKMFLTRLGFNSKMVVNGDQTQIDLPGKAKSGLLQAEHILANIEQVKFINFTFNDVVRHPVVAKIVRAYEKEGH comes from the coding sequence ATGAACTTAGTTGGAATTAACGATGCAAATTTGCGTTTAATTGAAGAATCTTACGATGTGCAAGTTACTGATACTGGTAGTGAGATTGAAGTAACTGGGGAAGAAAGCCTTGTTAAGAAAATTATGCAAATTTTTACTGCTTTAGATAAGGTTGTTACCCGAGGAGTTACTATTACCGCAACTGATGTCGTAAGTGCAATTAAAATGGCCGACAAAGGAACTTTGGAGTTCTTTGGTGAGTTATACAATAAGATTTTAATTAGGGATGCTAAGGGTCGCCCTGTTCGAGTTAAGAATATGGGACAAAAGCGCTATATTGAAGCTATTCAAAAATATGACGTTGTTTTTGGAATTGGACCTGCTGGTACAGGGAAAACCTTTTTAGCAGTAGTTATGGCAATTGCGGCCTTTAAGAAAGGTGAAGTATCACGCATAATTCTAACCAGACCAGCTGTTGAAGCGGGAGAATCACTGGGATTTTTACCTGGAGATTTAAAGGAAAAAGTTGACCCATATTTAAGACCAATTTACGATTCTTTATATGCAATTTTAGGAGTTGAAACAACTAATCGCTTGATGGAGCGAGGAGTAATCGAAGTTGCACCGCTTGCTTATATGCGTGGTAGAACTTTAGATGATGCTTTTGTAATTCTTGATGAAGCACAAAATACTACTCAAGCTCAAATGAAGATGTTTTTAACTAGATTAGGTTTTAATTCTAAGATGGTTGTTAATGGCGACCAGACTCAAATTGACTTACCAGGAAAGGCAAAGAGTGGATTATTGCAAGCCGAACATATACTTGCAAATATTGAACAAGTAAAATTCATTAACTTTACTTTCAATGATGTTGTTCGTCACCCAGTAGTAGCCAAAATTGTTAGAGCTTATGAAAAAGAAGGACACTAA
- a CDS encoding GatB/YqeY domain-containing protein has protein sequence MSLNDTLMQDMKAAMKAKDKEALTTIRSLKAAVMNYKIKVGHDLTSDDELTVLSSALKQRKESLEEFSKAGRDDLIDQTKKEMQLIEKYMPKQMSKEELEQTVEETIKEVGASSKKDFGKVMQALMPKIKGKADGKAASSIVGKKLN, from the coding sequence ATGTCACTAAATGATACTTTAATGCAAGATATGAAAGCAGCTATGAAGGCTAAAGATAAGGAAGCTTTAACAACTATTCGTTCACTCAAGGCTGCAGTAATGAATTATAAAATTAAAGTGGGACATGACTTAACTAGTGATGACGAATTAACAGTCTTGTCTAGTGCGCTTAAGCAACGTAAGGAATCTTTAGAAGAATTTTCAAAGGCAGGCAGAGATGATTTAATTGATCAAACTAAAAAAGAAATGCAATTAATTGAAAAATATATGCCAAAACAAATGTCTAAAGAAGAACTTGAACAAACAGTTGAAGAGACAATTAAAGAAGTCGGTGCAAGTTCTAAGAAAGACTTTGGTAAAGTTATGCAAGCTTTAATGCCAAAAATTAAAGGTAAGGCTGATGGTAAAGCCGCTTCTTCAATTGTTGGTAAGAAGCTTAACTAA
- the rpsU gene encoding 30S ribosomal protein S21, giving the protein MAKTIVHENESIDDALRRFKRSVSRSGTLQEYRKREFYEKPSVKRKLKSEAARKRRHY; this is encoded by the coding sequence ATGGCTAAGACAATCGTTCACGAAAACGAGTCTATTGATGATGCTCTTCGTCGTTTCAAACGTTCCGTTTCTAGAAGTGGTACCTTGCAAGAATACCGCAAGCGTGAATTCTACGAAAAACCAAGCGTTAAGAGAAAGTTAAAATCCGAAGCTGCTCGTAAGCGTAGACATTATTAA
- a CDS encoding pyruvate, water dikinase regulatory protein, whose product MTEEKKENQKIVNLIIISDSVGDTAFNMVQAGAVQYPDVKFNYRRYPFITNREKLEKVFNEITEFENVLIAFTLIHEDEQLAAIKFAREHNMKYVDLLSGVIENIHSLTGEEPKHEIGAVHHMGQNYFDRISAMEFAVMYDDGKDPKGFLEADVVLLGVSRTSKTPLSLFLANKNLKVANLPLVPQTHIPDEIYKVDPKKIIGLTNDPSVLNEIRRQRMIAYGLNPDTTYSNMDSINAELDAANKLYKKLGCYVINVAHRSIEETAALIMEHLGIDDYAK is encoded by the coding sequence ATGACTGAAGAAAAGAAAGAAAATCAAAAAATCGTTAACTTAATTATTATCTCTGACTCTGTCGGGGATACTGCCTTTAACATGGTTCAAGCCGGTGCTGTTCAATATCCAGACGTGAAATTTAATTACCGTCGCTATCCATTTATTACTAATCGTGAAAAACTAGAGAAAGTTTTCAACGAAATCACAGAATTTGAAAATGTATTAATCGCATTTACGCTAATTCACGAAGATGAACAATTAGCCGCAATTAAATTTGCACGTGAACATAATATGAAGTATGTAGACCTTCTTTCTGGTGTAATTGAAAATATTCATTCTTTAACTGGCGAAGAACCAAAACACGAAATTGGTGCTGTTCACCACATGGGACAAAACTATTTCGACAGAATTTCCGCAATGGAATTTGCCGTAATGTATGATGATGGAAAAGATCCTAAAGGTTTCTTAGAAGCAGACGTTGTTTTGCTTGGAGTTTCAAGAACTTCAAAGACCCCTCTTTCATTGTTCTTAGCAAACAAGAATTTGAAAGTAGCTAACTTACCTCTTGTTCCTCAAACTCATATTCCAGATGAAATTTATAAAGTTGATCCTAAAAAGATTATCGGTTTGACTAATGACCCATCCGTCTTAAATGAAATTAGACGTCAAAGAATGATTGCTTACGGCTTGAATCCTGATACGACTTACTCAAATATGGATTCTATCAATGCCGAACTTGACGCTGCTAATAAGCTTTATAAGAAACTTGGTTGTTACGTAATTAATGTTGCTCATCGTTCAATTGAAGAGACAGCTGCTTTAATTATGGAACACCTCGGCATCGATGACTATGCGAAATAA
- a CDS encoding YitT family protein, which produces MSQLEKLSRRHYLISKLSAAFLYALAVAVALNFFWGPGKIYASGITGFAQIIQSVSERFMPFTLSTSVMYFVLNIPLFILGWCKIGHRFTIFTIIAVLLGSIMMRVIAPIKITYDPIICALFGGVINGVGTGIALKSGISTGGLDVLGIILRKKTGKSFGQINIFFNLIIVICAGFVFGWTRALYTALNIFVNGRVIDAVYTQHQKMQVFIVTEHPKHIIEGIQRKMHRGITIFHDVEGAYSHTEKTVLMTIIDRYDMFDIYNIVIQSDPYAFMSVSEVDKVYGRFKEQKPV; this is translated from the coding sequence ATGAGTCAATTAGAAAAGCTGTCTCGTAGACACTATCTAATTTCAAAATTATCTGCGGCATTCCTCTATGCTTTGGCGGTTGCTGTGGCCCTGAACTTTTTCTGGGGTCCTGGTAAGATCTACGCCTCTGGTATTACGGGATTTGCACAGATTATTCAATCAGTGTCTGAACGATTCATGCCATTTACCTTATCGACCTCAGTGATGTACTTTGTTTTAAACATTCCGCTTTTTATCTTGGGATGGTGTAAAATAGGACATCGCTTTACAATTTTTACCATTATTGCCGTATTACTTGGATCAATCATGATGCGAGTAATTGCTCCGATTAAGATTACTTATGATCCAATCATTTGTGCCTTATTTGGTGGCGTAATTAATGGGGTCGGAACGGGAATTGCCTTGAAATCAGGAATTTCTACAGGTGGTTTAGATGTTCTAGGCATTATTTTAAGAAAAAAGACTGGCAAGAGTTTCGGCCAAATTAATATTTTCTTTAATCTAATCATTGTTATCTGTGCTGGTTTTGTATTTGGCTGGACGAGAGCTTTATATACTGCTTTAAACATTTTTGTTAATGGTAGAGTAATTGACGCTGTTTATACGCAGCATCAAAAAATGCAGGTCTTTATCGTTACTGAACACCCGAAACATATTATTGAAGGTATTCAGCGCAAGATGCACCGAGGTATTACGATCTTTCATGATGTTGAAGGTGCGTATAGTCATACGGAAAAGACCGTCTTAATGACAATCATTGATCGTTACGATATGTTCGATATTTATAATATTGTTATTCAATCTGATCCTTATGCATTTATGAGTGTAAGTGAAGTTGATAAAGTATACGGACGCTTCAAGGAGCAGAAACCAGTTTAA